In Kineococcus mangrovi, a single genomic region encodes these proteins:
- the rplM gene encoding 50S ribosomal protein L13, which yields MRTFTPKPGDIDRRWLVIDAEDVVLGRLAVQAATLLRGKHKPTFAPHVDGGDYVIIVNAAKVALTGSKREQKVAYRHSGYPGGLKATGYVELLDKNPEKAVEKAIRGMIPKNSLGRQVLSKLKVYAGPEHPHAAQQPVPFTITQVAQ from the coding sequence GTGCGCACGTTCACCCCGAAGCCGGGCGACATCGACCGCCGCTGGCTCGTCATCGACGCGGAGGACGTCGTCCTGGGCCGTCTGGCCGTCCAGGCCGCCACCCTCCTGCGCGGCAAGCACAAGCCGACCTTCGCCCCGCACGTCGACGGTGGTGACTACGTCATCATCGTCAACGCCGCCAAGGTCGCCCTCACGGGTTCCAAGCGCGAGCAGAAGGTCGCCTACCGCCACTCCGGCTACCCGGGCGGCCTGAAGGCCACCGGTTACGTCGAGCTGCTCGACAAGAACCCGGAGAAGGCCGTCGAGAAGGCCATCCGCGGCATGATCCCCAAGAACTCGCTCGGCCGTCAGGTCCTGAGCAAGCTCAAGGTCTACGCGGGCCCCGAGCACCCGCACGCGGCGCAGCAGCCCGTGCCCTTCACGATCACCCAGGTCGCGCAGTGA
- the rpsI gene encoding 30S ribosomal protein S9 has protein sequence MSEYTEEVVEDVTETDEFDGTYTSESSAPATGGNSVIAPGGATGRRKEAIARVRIVPGSGQWKINGRELDDYFPNKVHQQLVNEPFRVTALEGSFDVIARIHGGGSSGQAGALRLGVARALNAVDLEANRPALKKAGFLTRDPRAIERKKAGLKKARKAPQFSKR, from the coding sequence GTGAGCGAGTACACCGAAGAGGTCGTCGAGGACGTCACCGAGACGGACGAGTTCGACGGGACCTACACGTCCGAGTCGTCCGCCCCGGCCACCGGCGGCAACAGCGTCATCGCCCCCGGCGGGGCCACCGGCCGCCGCAAGGAGGCCATCGCCCGCGTCCGCATCGTCCCCGGCTCCGGCCAGTGGAAGATCAACGGCCGTGAGCTGGACGACTACTTCCCGAACAAGGTCCACCAGCAGCTCGTCAACGAGCCGTTCCGGGTGACCGCGCTCGAGGGGTCGTTCGACGTCATCGCCCGCATCCACGGCGGCGGCTCGTCCGGCCAGGCCGGCGCCCTGCGCCTCGGCGTGGCCCGCGCGCTCAACGCGGTGGACCTCGAGGCCAACCGCCCGGCGCTGAAGAAGGCCGGGTTCCTGACCCGCGACCCGCGCGCCATCGAGCGCAAGAAGGCCGGTCTGAAGAAGGCCCGCAAGGCGCCGCAGTTCAGCAAGCGCTGA
- a CDS encoding GNAT family N-acetyltransferase, with amino-acid sequence MLPTPTLRGTSSADPGRSRWARAHFDRWYDALAAAEAVDRPDPSTWRRGELRALLDRGTSDERVHVLLAEEDGDVVGVVDVRCPLTDNRHVAVVQVAVPPAHRRRGVGSALLAAALDVAAATDRTTVRVRVDRPAGRSPREWPGSLAATRWGFGAGVPTARRRLDLPPDAAHLAALEAAATPHATGYRVRAYAGPVPEEDLDQVAHLSARMSTDAPHGDLRVEPEHWDGERVREAEALRAAQGRHQWVAVAQDEEGRLVAHTVLVRSDHEPERLVQLDTLVLAEHRGHRLGTLVKLACLRRALADNPAAQRVSTWNAVSNTPMIAVNEALGFVLDELQEEREAPVQRVAQTLRNRT; translated from the coding sequence GTGCTCCCCACCCCGACCCTGCGCGGCACGTCCTCGGCCGACCCCGGCCGGAGCCGGTGGGCGCGGGCCCACTTCGACCGCTGGTACGACGCGCTGGCCGCCGCCGAGGCCGTGGACCGGCCCGACCCCTCGACGTGGCGGCGCGGTGAGCTGCGGGCCCTCCTGGACCGGGGCACCTCGGACGAGCGGGTGCACGTCCTGCTCGCCGAGGAGGACGGCGACGTCGTGGGCGTGGTCGACGTCCGCTGCCCCCTCACCGACAACCGGCACGTGGCCGTCGTGCAGGTCGCCGTCCCGCCCGCGCACCGGCGCCGCGGGGTGGGGTCGGCGCTGCTCGCGGCGGCCCTGGACGTGGCCGCGGCCACGGACCGGACCACCGTGCGGGTGCGGGTGGACCGGCCGGCCGGCCGTTCGCCGCGGGAGTGGCCGGGGTCGCTCGCCGCGACCCGCTGGGGCTTCGGCGCCGGGGTGCCGACCGCCCGGCGCCGGCTCGACCTCCCGCCGGACGCCGCTCACCTCGCCGCGCTGGAGGCCGCGGCCACCCCGCACGCCACCGGGTACCGGGTGCGCGCGTACGCCGGGCCCGTCCCGGAGGAGGACCTGGACCAGGTGGCCCACCTGAGCGCCCGGATGAGCACCGACGCCCCCCACGGCGACCTGCGGGTCGAACCCGAGCACTGGGACGGCGAGCGCGTCCGCGAGGCGGAGGCCCTGCGGGCGGCCCAGGGCCGGCACCAGTGGGTGGCGGTCGCGCAGGACGAGGAGGGGCGCCTCGTGGCGCACACCGTGCTCGTCCGCTCCGACCACGAACCGGAACGGCTGGTCCAGCTCGACACCCTCGTCCTGGCCGAGCACCGCGGTCACCGTCTCGGCACGCTCGTCAAGCTGGCCTGCCTGCGCCGCGCCCTGGCCGACAACCCCGCGGCGCAGCGGGTCTCGACGTGGAACGCGGTGTCCAACACCCCGATGATCGCCGTCAACGAGGCGCTGGGGTTCGTCCTCGACGAGCTCCAGGAGGAGCGCGAGGCACCCGTGCAGCGGGTGGCTCAGACCTTGCGCAACCGCACCTGA
- the coaA gene encoding type I pantothenate kinase: MRTGATTTAPATSPTAPPPSPGSSPTPYVVLDRAHWSALRANTPMTLTAQDVARLRGLGDRVDLREVEEVYLPLSRLLTLYDRSAGSLHAATSTFLGEAVQRTPFVIGIAGSVAVGKSTTARVLRELLSHWPETPRVELVTTDGFLLPNAELERRGILHRKGFPESYDRRALLRFLAAVKSGVPQVRAPVYSHLVYDIVPDEEVLVRQPDVLIVEGLNVLQPARVRADGTQGVAVSDYFDFSLYVDARSEDVRTWYVDRFLELRRTAFSDPQSYFHRYASLTDDEAVARARGIWNEINGPNLAENVLPTRGRATCVLQKGPDHSVRQVRLRKV, translated from the coding sequence GTGAGGACGGGCGCGACGACCACTGCACCGGCCACGTCCCCGACCGCCCCTCCCCCGTCCCCGGGGAGCTCCCCCACCCCGTACGTCGTGCTGGACCGCGCGCACTGGAGCGCCCTGCGGGCGAACACCCCGATGACCCTCACGGCGCAGGACGTGGCGCGGCTGCGGGGCCTGGGCGACCGGGTCGACCTGCGCGAGGTCGAGGAGGTCTACCTCCCGCTGTCCCGGTTGCTGACCCTGTACGACCGGTCCGCGGGGTCGCTGCACGCCGCGACCTCCACCTTCCTCGGCGAAGCCGTCCAGCGCACCCCGTTCGTCATCGGGATCGCCGGGTCGGTGGCGGTGGGGAAGTCGACGACGGCCCGCGTGCTGCGCGAACTGCTCTCGCACTGGCCCGAGACACCGCGCGTCGAACTCGTGACGACCGACGGCTTCCTGCTCCCGAACGCCGAGCTGGAACGCCGGGGCATCCTGCACCGCAAGGGGTTCCCGGAGAGCTACGACCGACGGGCGCTGCTGCGGTTCCTCGCCGCGGTGAAGTCCGGGGTGCCGCAGGTGCGGGCCCCGGTGTACTCCCACCTCGTCTACGACATCGTCCCGGACGAGGAGGTCCTCGTCCGGCAGCCGGACGTGCTCATCGTCGAGGGGCTGAACGTCCTGCAGCCGGCGCGGGTGCGCGCGGACGGGACCCAGGGCGTCGCCGTCAGCGACTACTTCGACTTCTCCCTCTACGTCGACGCCCGCAGCGAGGACGTCCGCACCTGGTACGTGGACCGGTTCCTCGAACTGCGCCGCACCGCGTTCTCCGACCCCCAGTCCTACTTCCACCGCTACGCCTCGCTCACCGACGACGAGGCCGTGGCCCGGGCCCGGGGCATCTGGAACGAGATCAACGGCCCGAACCTCGCCGAGAACGTGCTGCCCACGCGCGGGCGGGCCACCTGCGTGCTGCAGAAGGGGCCGGACCACTCCGTGCGTCAGGTGCGGTTGCGCAAGGTCTGA
- the glmM gene encoding phosphoglucosamine mutase, with amino-acid sequence MGRLFGTDGVRGLANVDLTAEMALGLAAAAATVLVDEGGTAHPRALVARDPRASGEFLSAAVVAGLASSGVDVLDLGVVPTPALAHLVGTSGADFGVMLSASHNPMPDNGLKIFARGGTKLPDEVEDRIEAAHRAGTPRRPTGSGVGRVHAGPDVEQDAQDTYVDHLLSTLPGGPGSLAGLHVVVDCADGAASAVSPRVLREAGARVTTLHDVPDGLNINDGCGSTHLGPVTAAVLAHGADLGLAHDGDADRCLAVDAAGNTVDGDQIMAVLALALRDRGRLTDGTLVATVMSNLGLKLAMQREGVTVVETGVGDRYVLEALSAGGWSIGGEQSGHVVLPAHATTGDGVLTGLQLAARMAETGRTLADLASVVQRLPQVLVNVRGVDKSRAGADADLLAAVAQAEHELGGTGRVLLRPSGTEPLVRVMVEAAHTQHAQAVADRLADVVRARLAL; translated from the coding sequence GTGGGGCGGCTGTTCGGGACCGACGGTGTGCGGGGGCTGGCGAACGTCGACCTGACCGCCGAGATGGCGCTCGGGCTGGCGGCCGCCGCGGCCACCGTCCTCGTGGACGAGGGTGGGACGGCGCACCCCCGCGCCCTCGTGGCCCGCGACCCCCGGGCCTCCGGGGAGTTCCTGTCGGCCGCCGTCGTGGCGGGGCTCGCGAGCTCCGGGGTCGACGTGCTCGACCTCGGCGTCGTCCCCACCCCGGCCCTGGCCCACCTCGTGGGCACCTCCGGCGCCGACTTCGGCGTCATGCTGTCCGCGTCGCACAACCCCATGCCCGACAACGGGCTGAAGATCTTCGCCCGCGGCGGGACGAAGCTGCCCGACGAGGTCGAGGACCGCATCGAGGCGGCCCACCGCGCGGGGACGCCGCGACGGCCGACCGGCAGCGGTGTCGGCCGCGTCCACGCCGGCCCCGACGTCGAGCAGGACGCCCAGGACACCTACGTCGACCACCTGCTGTCCACCCTGCCCGGCGGCCCCGGCTCGCTCGCGGGGCTGCACGTCGTCGTCGACTGCGCCGACGGCGCTGCGAGCGCCGTCTCCCCGCGCGTGCTGCGCGAGGCGGGCGCGCGCGTCACGACGCTGCACGACGTCCCCGACGGGCTCAACATCAACGACGGCTGCGGGTCGACGCACCTGGGACCCGTGACGGCCGCCGTCCTCGCGCACGGTGCCGACCTGGGGTTGGCCCACGACGGTGACGCCGACCGCTGCCTGGCCGTGGACGCGGCCGGGAACACCGTCGACGGCGACCAGATCATGGCCGTCCTCGCCCTGGCCCTGCGCGACCGGGGCCGGCTGACCGACGGCACCCTCGTCGCGACCGTCATGAGCAACCTCGGCCTCAAGCTCGCCATGCAGCGCGAGGGCGTCACCGTCGTGGAGACGGGCGTGGGGGACCGCTACGTCCTGGAGGCGCTGAGCGCCGGCGGGTGGAGCATCGGCGGGGAGCAGAGCGGGCACGTCGTGCTGCCCGCGCACGCCACCACGGGCGACGGCGTCCTGACGGGCCTGCAGCTGGCCGCCCGGATGGCCGAGACGGGCCGCACCCTCGCCGACCTCGCCTCGGTGGTGCAGCGGCTGCCGCAGGTGCTCGTCAACGTGCGCGGGGTCGACAAGTCCCGGGCGGGCGCGGACGCCGACCTGCTGGCGGCCGTGGCGCAGGCCGAGCACGAGCTCGGCGGGACCGGCCGGGTGCTGCTGCGGCCCAGCGGCACCGAACCGCTGGTGCGGGTCATGGTCGAGGCCGCGCACACGCAGCACGCGCAGGCCGTCGCGGACCGGCTCGCCGACGTGGTGCGCGCCCGCCTCGCGCTCTGA